The following are encoded in a window of Castanea sativa cultivar Marrone di Chiusa Pesio chromosome 5, ASM4071231v1 genomic DNA:
- the LOC142636723 gene encoding thymidine kinase a-like encodes MLTISRMKSILTPTLSAFTLQLPKATHLPLLTSKSFPCNPNPTTTLLPLKPTTLSPTCSIHSIQSRDVHMEPATLPPGEIHVIVGPMFAGKTTTLLRRIQSESSNGRSVALIKSNKDTRYGLDSIVTHDGAKLPCLALPALSSFRQKFGLDAYDKLDVIGIDEAQFFEDLYDFCREAADNDGKTVIVAGLDGDYLRRSFGSVLDIIPLADSVTKLTSRCELCGKRAFFTLRKTEEAQTELIGGADVYMPVCRKHYVSGQVVMEAARTVLESQNVQCVSYA; translated from the exons ATGTTAACTATTTCAAGAATGAAGTCCATCCTAACTCCAACGTTGTCAGCCTTCACTCTTCAACTCCCCAAAGCCACTCATCTTCCCCTCCTCACCTCCAAGTCCTTTCCATGCAATCCCAACCCCACAACAACTCTCCTTCCCCTAAAACCCACAACCCTTTCTCCCACTTGTTCGATTCATTCAATCCAAAGTCGTGATGTGCACATGGAGCCGGCGACTCTTCCGCCGGGAGAGATTCACGTGATCGTTGGCCCGATGTTCGCCGGAAAAACCACCACCCTTCTTCGCAGAATTCAATCTGAGAGCAGCAATGGCAG AAGTGTGGCactaataaaatcaaataaggaTACAAGATATGGATTGGATTCAATTGTTACACATGATGGGGCCAAATTGCCATGCTTGGCCTTACCAGCTTTGTCATCATTCAGACAGAAATTTGGTCTTGATGCATATGATAAG TTAGATGTGATTGGTATTGATGAAGCTCAATTCTTTGAGGACCTTTATGATTTCTGTCGTGAAGCTGCTGATAATGATGGCAAAACAGTAATAGTTGCTGGACTAGATGGTGATTATTTAAG GAGGAGCTTTGGTTCTGTGCTGGATATAATTCCCCTGGCTGATTCTGTGACCAAATTAACTTCTCGCTGTGAACTTTGTGGTAAACGTGCTTTCTTCACCTTAAGGAAAACAGAGGAAGCACAGACTGAACTGATTGGTGGGGCTGATGTCTACATGCCCGTGTGTCGAAAGCACTATGTTAGCGGACAAGTAGTCATGGAAGCTGCAAGGACTGTCTTGGAATCTCAAAACGTTCAGTGTGTCTCTTATGCATAG